A stretch of Astyanax mexicanus isolate ESR-SI-001 chromosome 21, AstMex3_surface, whole genome shotgun sequence DNA encodes these proteins:
- the LOC103037236 gene encoding C-type mannose receptor 2-like, whose protein sequence is MDPNCISVMFLLSAVCGVSPYVPHRYHFVNQNKTWTEAQSYCRKTYTDLATINNMDEMKKLNDTLKNLRKLAIYPHIGLKRRGTGRWQWSLADESFYGSGCMLGTSSAALVSSPGKDCVAMNKSDGSCITYDCMTTFSSFVCYVDKIGPGNYIFINDSKTWREAQSYCRQSYTDLASVRNLTENKQICEVAENSSGSFWIGLFYDIWEWSDQSNSSFRYWNSTQANNNQQVAGGGENCTGVSLKQSGLWHDINCDVQFPFICHEDKLILIQQKLSWREALRYCRENHVDLVSVHSEEIQLWVKDVAQKASTNHVWLGLRHTCALSLWFWISGDFICYDNWAPGNGAEGEDCSPVERTGAVQARGDQQWVSLPENQTLNFICIRYED, encoded by the exons ATGGATCCGAATTGTATTTCTGTTATGTTCCTCCTCTCAG CTGTGTGTGGTGTATCTCCATACGTTCCTCATCGGTATCACTTTGTGAATCAGAATAAAACCTGGACTgaagctcagagctactgcagaAAGACCTACACTGATCTGGCCACCATCAACAACATGGACGAGATGAAGAAGCTGAACGACACTctgaaaaatctgagaaaattgGCCATCTACCCTCATATAGGCCTGAAGAGGAGAGGCACTGGGAGATGGCAGTGGTCTCTGGCAGATGAAAGTTTCTACGGTTCAGGATGCATGCTTGGAACCTCCAGCGCTGCACTAGTAAGCAGTCCTGGAAAGGATTGTGTTGCGATGAATAAAAGTGATGGGTCCTGCATTACTTATGACTGTATGACGACATTCTCTTCTTTTGTGTGTTATG TGGATAAAATAGGCCCAGGAAATTATATATTCATTAATGACAGTAAGACCTGGCGTgaagctcagagctactgcagacagaGCTACACAGACCTGGCCAGTGTGAGGAACCTGACAGAGAACAAGCAGATCTGTGAAGTGGCAGAAAACAGCAGTGGTAGTTTCTGGATTGGCCTGTTTTACGATATCTGGGAGTGGTCTGATCAGAGTAACTCCTCATTCCGGTACTGGAATTCTACCCAGGCAAATAATAATCAGCAAGTAGCTGGTGGAGGTGAGAACTGTACCGGCGTGTCTTTAAAACAATCGGGTCTGTGGCATGATATAAATTGTGACGTCCAGTTTCCATTTATCTGCCATGAGG ATAAGCTGATCTTGATCCAGCAGAAGCTGAGCTGGAGAGAagctctgagatactgcagagagaatcatgtGGACCTGGTCTCAGTTCACTCTGAGGAGATCCAGCTCTGGGTGAAGGATGTGGCTCAGAAAGCCTCCACTAATCATGTGTGGCTGGGTCTGCGTCACACCTGCGCCCTCAGCCTCTGGTTCTGGATAAGTGGAGACTTTATCTGCTATGATAACTGGGCTCCAGGTAACGGTGCAGAAGGTGAAGACTGCAGTCCTGTAGAGAGAACCGGAGCGGTGCAGGCTAGAGGAGATCAGCAGTGGGTCAGCCTGCCTGAGAACCAGACACTCAACTTCATCTGCATCAGATATGAAG
- the LOC125785900 gene encoding macrophage mannose receptor 1-like: protein MDQKWISVFLLFSAVCGVSPYVPHRYHFVNESKNWTEAQSYCRQNYTDLATINNMDEMKKLNDTLINKDGEYVWIGLEKGNIGKWGWSLGGGNFYSVGDSYRNWDSKEPNNDGGNEFCVGMYKKSGQWLDVNCGDNYRFVCFDDELILIQQKLSWKGALRYCRENHVDLVSVHSEEIQLWVEDVAQNASTDHVWLGLRHTCTLSFWFWVGGESFCYDNWAPGNGAEGEDCSPVERTGAVQARGDQQWVSLPENQTLNFICIRYED, encoded by the exons ATGGATCAGAAGTGGATCTCagtctttctgctgttctcag CTGTGTGTGGTGTATCTCCATACGTTCCTCATCGGTATCATTTTGTGAATGAGAGTAAAAACTGGACTgaagctcagagctactgcagacagaactacactgatctggccaCCATCAACAACATGGACGAGATGAAGAAGCTGAACGACACTCTGATAAATAAAGATGGCGAATATGTCTGGATTGGTCTGGAAAAAGGGAACATCGGGAAATGGGGGTGGTCTCTGGGAGGTGGAAATTTCTACAGTGTCGGAGATTCGTACCGGAACTGGGACAGTAAAGAACCAAATAATGATGGAGGGAATGAGTTCTGTGTTGGGATGTATAAAAAAAGCGGACAGTGGCTTGATGTCAACTGTGGAGATAATTAtcgttttgtgtgttttgacg aTGAGCTGATCTTGATCCAGCAGAAGCTGAGCTGGAAAGGagctctgagatactgcagagagaatcatgtGGACCTGGTCTCAGTTCACTCTGAGGAGATCCAGCTCTGGGTGGAGGATGTGGCTCAGAATGCCTCCACTGATCATGTGTGGCTGGGTCTGCGTCACACCTGCACCCTCAGCTTCTGGTTCTGGGTGGGTGGAGAGTCTTTCTGCTATGATAACTGGGCTCCAGGTAACGGTGCAGAAGGTGAAGACTGCAGTCCTGTAGAGAGAACCGGAGCGGTGCAGGCTAGAGGAGATCAGCAGTGGGTCAGCCTGCCTGAGAACCAGACTCTCAACTTCATCTGCATCAGATATGAAG